In the genome of Lactuca sativa cultivar Salinas chromosome 3, Lsat_Salinas_v11, whole genome shotgun sequence, the window CTAATTTTTTAGTttgtgtattatatatatataggttgcaCATGTTGGTTTTGGAGCACCAATTTCCATATCACTCTCTTCGACACCATCGCTACCTATCGGTTACCCCCAACCCAACACCCCTTCACTCACCGTGGTTCCAGGTACACCAGCATGTAACGACACACCTCCGCCATCACCCACCGTATCTCCGCCAGTTTATACACCTCCACCAGTTCCAAACCCACCCGTACCTGCTCCAACACCGTCTATTTCACCCAGCCCTGCACCATCTGTGGTAGCTTGCCCACCTGTTGCTACACCACCTGTCAGTTCACCACCGCCGCCGGTGCCCTATAATCGCCGACTTAAACCACAACCTATCACTCCGATTTCACCACCCATTCCAACTCCACCACTCCTACCTACTCCGGCACCGTCTATTTCACCCACCCCTGCACCGTCTGTGGTAGCTTGTCCACCTGTAGCTACACCGCCGCCGGTGCCTTATAATCGAGGACTTAAACCACTGCCCATCACTccgactccaccacctataatcaATCCGCCATTCCTAGACCCACCAACCGTCGCTCCTTCTCCGGCCAACTCACCTAGTATTTCTCCGGGTTTGCCCTGCAACGACACAACTCTACCACCTGTAGCTCCACCCCTTCCTTATCCACCCAACACTCCACCTTATAACCCACCTGATGTAACACCACTACCTCCAGTGATACCACCGACAATTCCTCCATTTCCAACTAACACTCCACCACCTCCGGTGACACCGTTAGTTTCACcgccacctccacctccaccagTTCCTGTTTTACCACCCAGTCCAGTGACGCCGGCACCTGCACCGCTTCCATGTCCAACCAACCCTCCACCTCCCCCGCCACCTTGCATCACCACCGCTCCACCACCAACTAACTCAACTCCACCATCTCCGAATCCACCCAAGATGCCACCATACATTCCCTCACCAAGTATTCCACCAAATTACCCTGTCATCCCTATCCCCTCACCACCTTGCAACAATGATGCAGTGATAGGCAAGCAGCCTATACACTGATATGAAAACTCTAGCTGGAAGACGCCGGTGACCTTGAAGGCCTCCTACTTTATATAATTAATTTCCCATTTACATGAGGGAAtcaataaaattatgttttggattgtgATATTTACTGCGTGGGTACTTATTTTAAATGAATGTGTGCATGCATATGGTTTGATAAACTCAAAAGCGTTACAAATcataatataaactatatttatatgattattaacaCTTCAAGTGACATTGATCAAATTTGAAGTAATAAATGCTTCTGATAACATGTCGACATTGGTTGTAACTCAAAATAGTAAGCGTCA includes:
- the LOC128133066 gene encoding vegetative cell wall protein gp1-like, which produces MKSHCFLLAFFLLVATSVAHVGFGAPISISLSSTPSLPIGYPQPNTPSLTVVPGTPACNDTPPPSPTVSPPVYTPPPVPNPPVPAPTPSISPSPAPSVVACPPVATPPVSSPPPPVPYNRRLKPQPITPISPPIPTPPLLPTPAPSISPTPAPSVVACPPVATPPPVPYNRGLKPLPITPTPPPIINPPFLDPPTVAPSPANSPSISPGLPCNDTTLPPVAPPLPYPPNTPPYNPPDVTPLPPVIPPTIPPFPTNTPPPPVTPLVSPPPPPPPVPVLPPSPVTPAPAPLPCPTNPPPPPPPCITTAPPPTNSTPPSPNPPKMPPYIPSPSIPPNYPVIPIPSPPCNNDAVIGKQPIH